A stretch of Flavobacterium sp. N2270 DNA encodes these proteins:
- the rpoC gene encoding DNA-directed RNA polymerase subunit beta': MMNNRNNKDKNPVKRFNKITIGLASPESILSESRGEVLKPETINYRTHKPERDGLFCERIFGPVKDYECACGKYKRIRYKGIVCDRCGVEVTEKKVRRDRVGHINLVVPIAHIWYFRSLPNKIGYLLGLPSKKLDMIIYYERYVVIQAGIAKGPEGEDLKRLDFLTEEEYLNILDTIPMENQYLDDNDPNKFIAKMGAECIMDLLARINLDELSYELRHAANTETSKQRKTEALKRLNVVESFREANKNRENNPEWMILKAIPVIPPELRPLVPLDGGRFATSDLNDLYRRVIIRNNRLKRLVEIKAPEVILRNEKRMLQESVDSLFDNTRKASAVKTESNRPLKSLSDSLKGKQGRFRQNLLGKRVDYSARSVIVVGPELKLYECGLPKDMAAELYKPFVIRKLIERGIVKTVKSAKKIIDKKEPVVWDILENVIKGHPVMLNRAPTLHRLGIQAFQPKLIEGKAIQLHPLVCTAFNADFDGDQMAVHLPLGPEAILECQLLMLASHNILNPANGAPITVPSQDMVLGLYYMTKERLSDETRTIKGQGLTFYSAEEVNIALNEGRLELNASIKVRAKDFNEKGELVNQIIKTTAGRVLFNEVVPEEAGYINEVLTKKSLRDIIGKILGVTSVPVTAEFLDNIKNMGYKFAFQGGLSFSLGDIRIPDQKPQLIADARTQVEGISLNYNMGLITNNERYNQVIDIWTSANAQLTELAMKNIREDQQGFNSVYMMLDSGARGSKEQIRQLTGMRGLMAKPKKSTAGGGEIIENPILSNFKEGLSILEYFISTHGARKGLADTALKTADAGYLTRRLHDVSQDVIVNSVDCGTLRGVEVSALKKNEEIVETLGERILGRVTLNDIINPLTSEVIVKAGEEIKEHALQAINESPLEQIEVRSPLTCEAEKGICAKCYGRNLATGKMTQRGEAVGVIAAQSIGEPGTQLTLRTFHVGGVAGGISEESSIVTRFAGKLEIEDLKTVKSEDAEGNTVNTVISRSTELKLVDIKTGIVLNTHNIPYGSSIFVKDGDTVEKGTTICKWDPYNGVIISEFTGKVEYEDLKQGETFAVEIDEQTGFQEKVVSEARNKKLIPTLHIYGKDGELIRSYNLPVGAHMMVDDGEKIKAGKILVKIPRRSSKSSDITGGLPRITELLEARNPSNPAVVSEIDGVVTFGKIKRGNREIAIESKFGDVKKYLVKLSNQILVQENDFVKAGTPLSDGAITPVDILNIKGPSAVQQYLVNEIQEVYRLQGVKINDKHFEVVIRQMMRKVRIVDPGDTLLLEDQLAHTRDFIVENDKLYGMKVVEDAGDSETLKAGQIISPRQLRDENSILKRNDQNLVVARDVIQATATPVLQGITRASLQTKSFISAASFQETTKVLNEAAVAGKIDTLEGLKENVIVGHRIPAGTGMRDYDDIIVGSKEEFNELMAAKEEFNY, encoded by the coding sequence ATGATGAATAATAGAAATAATAAAGATAAAAATCCTGTAAAGAGATTTAACAAAATTACGATTGGATTAGCATCTCCTGAATCAATTTTATCTGAGTCAAGAGGTGAGGTTTTAAAGCCTGAAACTATAAACTATCGTACGCATAAACCAGAAAGAGACGGTCTTTTCTGTGAGCGTATTTTCGGTCCAGTAAAAGATTATGAATGTGCATGTGGAAAATACAAGAGGATTCGTTATAAAGGAATCGTTTGTGATCGATGTGGAGTTGAAGTTACAGAGAAAAAAGTACGTAGAGATAGAGTTGGTCACATTAATTTAGTTGTACCAATTGCACATATCTGGTATTTCCGTTCTTTACCAAATAAAATAGGTTATTTATTAGGTTTACCTTCTAAGAAATTAGACATGATTATCTACTACGAAAGATATGTAGTTATTCAAGCTGGTATTGCTAAAGGACCAGAAGGTGAGGATTTAAAAAGACTAGATTTCTTAACAGAAGAAGAGTATTTAAATATTTTAGATACTATTCCTATGGAAAACCAATATTTAGATGACAACGATCCTAATAAATTCATCGCCAAAATGGGTGCTGAATGTATTATGGATTTATTAGCTCGTATTAACTTAGATGAACTTTCATATGAGTTACGTCATGCAGCTAATACAGAAACATCTAAACAAAGAAAAACGGAAGCATTAAAAAGATTAAACGTTGTTGAATCTTTTCGTGAAGCTAACAAAAACAGAGAAAATAATCCTGAATGGATGATTTTAAAAGCAATTCCGGTTATACCACCAGAATTACGTCCTCTTGTGCCTCTTGACGGTGGTCGTTTTGCTACTTCAGATTTAAATGACTTATACAGAAGAGTTATTATCCGTAATAATCGTTTAAAAAGATTAGTTGAAATTAAAGCGCCAGAAGTTATCTTAAGAAACGAAAAACGTATGCTACAAGAATCTGTAGATTCGTTATTCGATAACACAAGAAAAGCTTCAGCTGTTAAAACTGAATCTAACAGACCGTTAAAATCTTTATCTGATTCGTTAAAAGGTAAACAAGGTCGTTTCCGTCAAAACTTACTTGGTAAGCGTGTTGATTATTCAGCTCGTTCGGTAATTGTTGTTGGTCCAGAATTAAAATTGTATGAATGTGGATTGCCAAAAGACATGGCAGCAGAATTATACAAACCTTTTGTTATTCGTAAATTAATAGAAAGAGGAATTGTAAAAACAGTTAAATCTGCAAAGAAAATTATAGACAAAAAAGAGCCAGTAGTTTGGGATATCCTTGAAAATGTAATTAAAGGACACCCAGTTATGCTTAACCGTGCTCCTACGTTACACAGATTAGGTATTCAGGCTTTCCAGCCAAAATTAATTGAAGGGAAAGCAATCCAGTTACACCCATTAGTATGTACAGCATTCAATGCCGATTTCGATGGTGACCAGATGGCTGTTCACTTACCATTAGGACCAGAAGCTATTTTAGAATGTCAATTATTAATGTTGGCTTCTCATAATATCTTGAATCCTGCAAATGGTGCTCCAATTACAGTACCTTCTCAAGACATGGTACTTGGTCTTTATTATATGACTAAAGAACGTTTGTCTGACGAAACAAGAACAATTAAAGGACAAGGTTTAACTTTCTATTCTGCTGAAGAGGTAAATATCGCTTTAAATGAAGGAAGATTAGAACTTAATGCTAGTATAAAAGTAAGAGCAAAAGATTTTAATGAAAAAGGTGAGTTAGTAAACCAAATTATTAAAACAACTGCTGGTAGAGTTTTATTTAATGAAGTTGTTCCTGAAGAAGCAGGTTATATCAATGAAGTTTTAACTAAAAAATCATTACGTGATATTATTGGTAAAATTCTAGGTGTAACTAGTGTTCCTGTAACTGCAGAATTCTTAGATAATATTAAAAATATGGGATATAAATTTGCCTTCCAAGGTGGTTTATCATTCTCATTAGGAGATATTAGAATTCCAGATCAAAAACCTCAGTTAATTGCTGATGCTCGTACTCAGGTTGAAGGAATTTCTTTGAATTATAACATGGGTCTTATTACTAATAACGAACGTTATAACCAAGTTATTGATATATGGACTTCTGCTAATGCTCAGTTAACAGAACTAGCAATGAAAAATATTAGAGAAGACCAACAAGGTTTTAACTCTGTATATATGATGCTTGATTCTGGAGCAAGGGGTTCTAAAGAACAAATTCGTCAGTTAACTGGTATGCGTGGATTAATGGCTAAGCCTAAAAAATCTACTGCTGGTGGTGGTGAAATTATTGAGAATCCAATTCTTTCTAACTTTAAAGAAGGACTTTCAATTCTTGAATACTTTATTTCTACTCACGGTGCTCGTAAAGGTCTTGCCGATACAGCTCTTAAAACGGCCGATGCAGGTTACTTAACAAGAAGGTTACATGATGTGTCTCAAGATGTTATTGTAAACTCTGTAGATTGTGGTACTCTTAGAGGTGTAGAAGTTTCTGCCTTAAAGAAAAATGAAGAAATTGTTGAAACTTTAGGTGAGAGAATTTTAGGACGTGTTACTTTAAATGATATCATTAATCCATTAACTTCTGAAGTTATTGTTAAGGCTGGTGAAGAAATTAAAGAACATGCTTTGCAAGCAATAAACGAGTCTCCATTAGAGCAAATCGAAGTTCGTTCTCCATTAACGTGTGAGGCAGAAAAAGGAATTTGTGCTAAATGTTATGGACGTAACCTTGCAACAGGTAAAATGACTCAAAGAGGTGAAGCAGTAGGAGTTATTGCTGCTCAATCTATTGGTGAGCCAGGTACTCAGTTAACACTACGTACATTCCACGTTGGAGGGGTTGCTGGAGGTATTTCTGAAGAATCAAGTATTGTAACTCGTTTTGCAGGTAAACTTGAAATAGAAGATTTAAAAACAGTTAAAAGTGAAGATGCTGAAGGTAATACTGTTAATACTGTTATTTCTCGTTCAACAGAGTTAAAATTAGTAGATATTAAAACAGGAATTGTTTTAAATACACATAATATACCTTACGGTTCAAGTATCTTTGTTAAAGATGGTGATACTGTTGAAAAAGGAACAACTATTTGTAAATGGGATCCATATAACGGAGTTATTATTTCTGAGTTTACAGGTAAAGTAGAATATGAAGATCTTAAGCAAGGTGAAACTTTTGCTGTTGAGATTGATGAACAAACAGGTTTCCAAGAAAAAGTTGTTTCTGAAGCTCGTAACAAAAAATTAATCCCAACATTGCACATTTATGGTAAAGACGGTGAATTAATTCGTTCATACAACTTACCAGTAGGTGCTCACATGATGGTAGATGACGGAGAGAAAATTAAAGCAGGGAAAATTCTTGTTAAAATTCCTCGTCGTTCTTCTAAATCAAGTGATATTACAGGAGGTTTACCAAGAATTACTGAGTTATTAGAAGCTCGTAATCCTTCAAATCCGGCTGTAGTTTCTGAAATTGACGGTGTTGTTACTTTTGGTAAAATTAAAAGAGGAAATAGAGAAATTGCAATTGAATCTAAATTTGGAGATGTTAAGAAATACCTAGTTAAATTATCAAATCAAATTCTTGTTCAAGAAAATGACTTTGTTAAAGCAGGTACTCCATTATCAGACGGTGCAATTACTCCAGTTGATATCTTAAATATTAAAGGACCTTCAGCTGTACAACAATATCTTGTAAATGAAATTCAAGAAGTGTACCGTTTACAAGGAGTAAAAATTAACGATAAGCACTTTGAAGTAGTAATACGTCAAATGATGCGTAAAGTAAGAATTGTTGATCCAGGTGATACTTTATTATTAGAAGATCAATTAGCTCATACAAGAGATTTTATCGTTGAAAATGATAAGTTATACGGAATGAAGGTTGTTGAAGATGCAGGAGACTCTGAAACACTTAAAGCAGGTCAAATTATTTCACCACGTCAATTAAGAGATGAAAATTCTATCTTAAAACGTAATGATCAAAACTTGGTTGTAGCTAGAGATGTTATTCAAGCAACTGCAACACCTGTATTACAAGGTATTACAAGAGCTTCTTTACAAACTAAATCTTTCATTTCTGCTGCGTCGTTCCAGGAAACTACTAAAGTATTAAATGAAGCTGCTGTTGCAGGTAAAATTGATACATTAGAAGGATTGAAAGAAAATGTAATTGTAGGACATAGAATCCCAGCCGGAACAGGTATGAGAGATTATGATGATATAATTGTAGGTTCTAAAGAAGAATTCAATGAATTAATGGCTGCTAAAGAAGAATTTAATTACTAA
- a CDS encoding Nif3-like dinuclear metal center hexameric protein, with translation MKLQEIISVLEELAPLAYAEDFDNVGLLVGNSNADINGILVCHDALENVIDEAIAKNCNLVVCFHPILFSGLKKITGKNYVERAIIKAIKNDIAIYALHTALDNHKNGVNKIFCDALGLINTKTLIPKENFIRKLVTYTIPENETHLRNALFDAGAGQVGNYENCSFNSEGIGTYSGGEDSNPVIGSRFEFVQAKEIKIEVIFEKYLENKILKALFTNHEYEEVAYEIYETKNKHQNIGLGMIGELENALSENEFLSLVKTKMQCGGIRHSALLDKKIKKIAVLGGSGSYAIKNAIQAGADAYLTADLKYHQFYEAENQLLLADIGHFESERYTKNYILDYLKEKITNFAIILSEENTNPVQYF, from the coding sequence ATGAAATTACAAGAAATCATTTCCGTTTTAGAAGAACTTGCTCCGCTTGCTTATGCCGAAGACTTTGACAATGTAGGCTTATTAGTAGGTAACAGTAACGCAGATATTAACGGAATTCTTGTTTGTCATGATGCTTTAGAAAATGTAATTGACGAAGCTATAGCTAAAAATTGCAATTTAGTAGTTTGCTTCCACCCTATTTTATTTTCGGGGTTAAAGAAAATTACCGGAAAAAATTATGTTGAAAGAGCTATTATCAAAGCTATTAAAAATGACATTGCAATTTATGCACTTCATACTGCTTTAGACAACCATAAAAACGGAGTAAACAAGATATTTTGTGATGCACTTGGCTTAATAAATACGAAAACTTTAATTCCAAAAGAAAACTTTATTCGAAAACTAGTTACTTACACCATTCCAGAAAACGAAACTCATTTAAGAAATGCTCTTTTTGATGCTGGAGCAGGACAAGTTGGTAATTATGAAAACTGCAGTTTTAATTCGGAAGGAATTGGAACCTATTCTGGAGGCGAAGACAGTAATCCTGTAATAGGCTCAAGATTTGAATTTGTTCAAGCAAAAGAGATTAAAATAGAAGTTATTTTTGAAAAATATTTAGAAAACAAAATCTTAAAAGCATTATTTACTAATCACGAATATGAAGAAGTTGCTTATGAAATTTATGAAACCAAAAACAAGCATCAAAATATTGGATTAGGCATGATAGGCGAACTTGAAAATGCATTATCAGAAAATGAATTCTTATCGTTAGTAAAAACTAAAATGCAATGTGGAGGAATAAGACATAGTGCCTTATTAGATAAAAAAATCAAAAAAATAGCCGTTTTAGGCGGTTCGGGCAGCTACGCCATTAAAAACGCAATACAAGCTGGAGCTGATGCTTATTTAACTGCAGATTTAAAATACCACCAATTCTATGAAGCTGAAAATCAACTACTTTTAGCAGATATTGGTCATTTTGAAAGTGAAAGATATACAAAAAATTATATTTTAGATTATCTTAAAGAAAAAATCACTAATTTTGCAATCATTTTATCAGAAGAAAACACTAATCCTGTTCAATATTTTTAA
- a CDS encoding zinc ribbon domain-containing protein has translation MAKTKELSVEDKLRALYSLQLIDSKIDEIRNVRGELPLEVDDLEDEVAGLTIRLDKLKGDLDIIDTQIKEKKNAIDEHKAAIKKYLEQQKNVRNNREFNSLTKEVEFQELEIQLAEKHIKEMKASIEHKKEVLNQSKEKLESKQQHLKHKKAELSDIMAETEKEEDFLNKKSEEYQGKIEERLLAAYKRIRGSVRNGLAVVSIERGASAGSFFTIPPQTQMEIAGRKKVLTDEHSGRILVDNVLAEEEREKMEKLFAKM, from the coding sequence ATGGCAAAGACAAAAGAACTAAGCGTAGAAGATAAGTTAAGAGCACTTTATTCATTACAATTAATCGATTCTAAAATTGATGAAATTCGTAATGTAAGAGGTGAATTACCTTTAGAAGTAGATGATTTAGAAGATGAAGTAGCTGGCTTAACTATCCGTTTAGACAAACTTAAAGGAGATTTAGATATTATAGATACTCAAATTAAGGAAAAGAAAAATGCGATTGATGAGCATAAAGCTGCTATCAAAAAATATTTAGAACAACAAAAAAATGTTCGTAACAACAGAGAATTTAACTCTTTAACAAAAGAAGTTGAATTCCAAGAGTTAGAAATTCAATTAGCTGAAAAGCACATTAAAGAAATGAAAGCTTCTATCGAACATAAAAAAGAAGTTTTAAATCAATCTAAAGAGAAACTTGAATCTAAACAACAGCATTTAAAACATAAAAAAGCTGAATTAAGCGACATTATGGCTGAAACTGAAAAAGAAGAAGATTTCTTAAACAAGAAATCAGAAGAATATCAAGGAAAAATTGAAGAACGTTTATTAGCAGCATACAAAAGAATTAGAGGAAGCGTAAGAAACGGTTTAGCTGTTGTATCTATCGAAAGAGGAGCTTCTGCAGGTTCATTCTTTACTATTCCACCTCAAACTCAAATGGAAATTGCTGGTCGTAAGAAAGTATTAACTGATGAGCACAGTGGACGTATTTTAGTAGACAACGTTCTTGCTGAGGAAGAAAGAGAAAAAATGGAAAAACTTTTTGCTAAAATGTAA
- a CDS encoding DUF3467 domain-containing protein → MENNNPQGQINIELDEKIAEGIYSNLAIINHSNSEFVLDYVSVMPGAPKAKVKSRIILTPQHAKRLLKALAENIQRFEAAHGEIKEGDQPHMPLNFGPTGQA, encoded by the coding sequence ATGGAAAATAACAACCCACAAGGACAAATTAACATTGAGTTAGATGAGAAAATAGCTGAAGGAATTTATTCTAATTTAGCTATTATTAATCATTCAAATAGCGAGTTTGTATTGGATTATGTTTCGGTTATGCCAGGAGCCCCAAAGGCAAAAGTAAAATCGAGAATTATTTTAACGCCTCAACATGCTAAAAGATTATTAAAAGCATTAGCTGAAAATATTCAACGATTTGAAGCTGCTCATGGAGAAATTAAAGAAGGTGATCAACCTCACATGCCACTTAATTTTGGACCTACAGGTCAAGCTTAA
- the rluF gene encoding 23S rRNA pseudouridine(2604) synthase RluF, translating into MENNLVRINKFLSESGYCSRREADRLIDQGRVTINGVVPEMGTKISPTDEVRVNGELIKEKKDEHIYLAYNKPEGIECTTNLDVRDNIIEAINYPERIFPIGRLDKGSEGLIFMTNDGDIVNKILRARNNHEKEYIVTVNRTITDRFIDQMANGIPILDTITRKCKVERISNNVFRIVLTQGLNRQIRRMCEYLDYDVVALKRTRIINIKLDLPVGKYRNLTPKELEELNSLISDSSKTEEASLPSNKAKFTGSRNYGKRNR; encoded by the coding sequence ATGGAAAACAATTTAGTTCGCATCAATAAATTTTTATCAGAAAGTGGTTATTGCTCACGTCGTGAGGCTGATAGACTTATCGACCAAGGAAGAGTAACCATAAACGGAGTTGTGCCAGAAATGGGCACAAAAATTAGCCCGACTGATGAAGTTCGTGTGAATGGCGAATTGATAAAAGAGAAAAAAGACGAACATATTTATTTAGCATACAACAAACCTGAAGGAATTGAATGCACTACCAACTTAGATGTTCGCGATAATATTATTGAAGCAATTAATTACCCTGAACGTATTTTCCCTATTGGTCGTTTAGACAAAGGAAGTGAAGGATTAATTTTCATGACTAATGACGGAGATATTGTAAACAAAATTCTTCGCGCAAGAAACAATCACGAAAAAGAATACATCGTAACCGTAAACAGAACTATTACCGACCGTTTTATTGATCAAATGGCAAATGGAATTCCTATTTTAGATACCATTACGCGTAAATGTAAAGTAGAACGCATTAGCAATAATGTATTTAGAATTGTTTTAACACAAGGTTTAAACCGTCAAATTCGTAGAATGTGCGAATATTTAGATTATGATGTTGTTGCCTTAAAAAGAACTCGTATTATAAACATTAAGTTAGATTTACCTGTTGGAAAATACAGAAATCTAACACCAAAAGAATTAGAAGAGTTAAATTCTTTAATTTCTGATTCTAGTAAAACCGAAGAAGCGAGTTTACCTAGCAACAAAGCCAAATTTACAGGAAGTAGGAATTACGGGAAAAGAAATCGTTAA
- a CDS encoding GNAT family N-acetyltransferase, giving the protein MEAVLANSSHLSIIKDLAYAIWPSAYGEILSPEQLTYMLSMFYSETALKQQMEEKKHVFYLVKNDAEKFVGFVAYEINCEPHKTKIHKIYVLPETQGTGVGKLFFNLVVEKAKENNQKAVFLNVNKYNNAKQFYEKLGFTITKEEVIDIGNNYIMDDYVMEVEI; this is encoded by the coding sequence ATGGAAGCAGTTTTAGCAAATTCATCACACCTTAGTATTATTAAAGATTTGGCATACGCTATTTGGCCATCTGCTTATGGAGAAATTCTTTCGCCTGAGCAATTGACTTATATGTTGAGCATGTTTTACTCTGAAACCGCTTTAAAACAGCAAATGGAGGAAAAGAAACATGTTTTTTACTTAGTAAAGAATGATGCTGAAAAATTTGTAGGTTTTGTAGCTTATGAAATAAATTGTGAACCTCACAAAACAAAAATTCATAAAATATACGTGTTGCCCGAAACACAAGGAACAGGAGTTGGAAAATTATTTTTCAACTTAGTAGTAGAAAAAGCAAAAGAAAATAACCAAAAAGCTGTTTTCTTAAATGTAAACAAGTACAATAACGCCAAACAATTTTATGAAAAATTAGGCTTTACAATTACAAAAGAAGAAGTAATTGATATTGGAAATAATTACATTATGGATGATTATGTAATGGAAGTTGAAATTTAA